In a genomic window of Hyphomicrobiales bacterium:
- a CDS encoding polysaccharide deacetylase, translated as MAVVPFLTRRDLYKAGLEVFHRTGMDRVFSDQWRGMGGILMFHRVEDLPANEFHPNRNLSVSPAFFEQVLDFIEASGLEVVSLDEVHRRLVEGYDGDRRFVALTFDDGFIDNYTTAYPVLKKRGMPFTIYVATGLIDNTLEMWWVALETIIRDQNEVVAELPGETLTFDCSTKAGKAQAYRQLGDRIATHVSEDEQRRFVERFAERYGLDLEALCAREGMTWDQVRELDADPLVTIGGHTEKHHALARLDREAMLADIQSGIDRLTEKLGHGPQHFAYPYGLPSVAGPREFDAAKAFGFKTAVTTRPGVLFPEHRDHLTALPRVSVNGEFQQIRYLEMLLAGWPFALFNRFRKLNVA; from the coding sequence ATGGCGGTTGTTCCGTTTCTGACCCGGCGTGATCTTTACAAGGCCGGGCTTGAGGTCTTTCACCGGACCGGAATGGACCGGGTATTCTCGGACCAGTGGCGCGGCATGGGCGGAATCCTGATGTTCCACCGTGTCGAGGACCTGCCGGCCAACGAGTTCCACCCCAACCGCAATCTCTCTGTTTCCCCGGCATTCTTCGAGCAGGTGCTCGATTTCATCGAGGCGAGCGGCCTCGAAGTTGTGTCTCTGGACGAGGTGCACCGGCGCCTGGTCGAGGGCTATGACGGCGACCGCCGGTTCGTGGCGCTGACCTTCGATGACGGCTTCATCGACAACTACACCACCGCCTATCCGGTGCTGAAAAAACGCGGAATGCCGTTCACGATCTATGTCGCGACGGGGCTCATCGACAACACGCTCGAGATGTGGTGGGTGGCGCTCGAAACGATCATCCGCGACCAGAACGAGGTCGTCGCCGAATTGCCCGGCGAGACTCTGACCTTCGATTGTTCGACCAAGGCCGGCAAGGCGCAGGCTTATCGTCAGCTCGGCGACCGTATTGCCACCCATGTCAGCGAGGACGAGCAGCGCCGCTTCGTCGAGCGCTTCGCGGAGCGTTACGGGCTCGATCTCGAAGCGTTGTGTGCCCGCGAGGGGATGACCTGGGACCAGGTGCGTGAACTCGATGCTGATCCGCTGGTCACCATCGGCGGCCATACCGAAAAGCACCACGCGCTCGCCCGTCTCGACCGTGAGGCAATGCTGGCCGATATCCAGAGCGGTATCGACCGGCTGACCGAAAAGCTCGGTCACGGCCCGCAGCATTTCGCCTATCCCTACGGGCTGCCGTCGGTTGCCGGCCCGCGTGAATTCGATGCCGCGAAGGCGTTCGGTTTCAAGACCGCGGTGACGACCCGTCCGGGCGTGCTGTTCCCCGAACACAGGGATCACCTGACGGCGCTGCCGCGGGTCTCGGTCAACGGCGAATTCCAGCAGATCCGCTATCTGGAAATGCTGCTCGCGGGCTGGCCGTTCGCGCTCTTCAACCGCTTCCGCAAGCTCAACGTCGCCTGA
- a CDS encoding DUF2842 domain-containing protein, with product MRQRTRKFIGMWVLVAFVIVYSLTAMLLASIILPDKATWVQIVYYMVAGFLWVIPCAPLITWMQKPNPGEEPR from the coding sequence ATGCGGCAGCGGACACGGAAATTCATCGGAATGTGGGTGCTTGTCGCCTTCGTCATCGTCTATTCGCTGACGGCGATGCTGCTCGCGTCGATCATTCTGCCGGACAAGGCCACCTGGGTGCAGATCGTCTACTACATGGTCGCCGGCTTCCTTTGGGTGATCCCCTGCGCGCCACTGATCACGTGGATGCAGAAGCCGAACCCGGGCGAAGAACCCCGGTAG
- a CDS encoding heme A synthase — MTASAAGIHESSVEAFRNRGLVRAWLYLVALMIFAMVVVGGATRLTDSGLSITEWQPIHGAIPPLSEAEWQEEFEKYQQIPEYQYVNKGMSLDDFKAIYWWEWAHRLLGRLIGFVVAVPLVFFWATGRLEGWLKPRLVGLFLLGGAQGAIGWWMVASGLAERVDVSQYRLATHLTLACILFAYTVWLAESVSTRDNAAEAGASARPFAWAMLIAIFIQIYFGALVAGLDAGMAYNTWPLMDGSVIPSGLLALEPAWRNFFESGLTVQFQHRVFAYLLLILALWQGHVAFWRPFEASAKRRALLILVVALAQAAVGIATLLYVVPLDIALTHQAGAIILLGLAVIHLRRLYPARLF, encoded by the coding sequence ATGACGGCGAGCGCGGCGGGTATTCACGAGAGTTCGGTCGAGGCCTTCAGGAACCGCGGGCTGGTGCGCGCGTGGCTCTATCTCGTCGCGCTGATGATCTTCGCGATGGTGGTCGTCGGCGGGGCGACCCGGCTGACCGACTCCGGCCTGTCGATCACCGAGTGGCAGCCGATCCATGGCGCCATTCCGCCGCTGTCGGAAGCTGAATGGCAGGAAGAATTCGAGAAATACCAGCAGATTCCCGAATACCAGTACGTCAACAAGGGCATGTCGCTCGACGACTTCAAGGCGATTTACTGGTGGGAGTGGGCGCACCGCCTGCTTGGCCGCCTGATCGGCTTCGTGGTCGCGGTCCCGCTCGTGTTCTTCTGGGCGACTGGGCGGCTTGAGGGATGGCTGAAACCGCGCCTTGTCGGCCTGTTCCTGCTTGGCGGAGCGCAAGGCGCGATCGGCTGGTGGATGGTTGCGTCCGGTCTCGCAGAACGCGTCGACGTCAGCCAGTACCGCCTCGCCACACATCTGACGCTTGCCTGCATTCTGTTCGCCTATACGGTCTGGCTCGCCGAAAGCGTTTCGACGCGGGACAACGCGGCGGAGGCGGGCGCATCGGCGCGGCCGTTTGCCTGGGCGATGCTCATCGCGATCTTCATTCAGATCTATTTTGGCGCGCTGGTCGCCGGGCTCGATGCCGGAATGGCCTACAACACCTGGCCATTGATGGACGGTTCGGTCATCCCGTCCGGTCTGCTGGCGCTTGAGCCGGCCTGGCGCAACTTCTTCGAAAGCGGGCTGACGGTGCAGTTCCAGCACCGGGTCTTTGCCTATCTCTTGCTGATCCTCGCGCTGTGGCAGGGCCACGTCGCCTTCTGGCGGCCGTTCGAGGCAAGTGCGAAGCGCCGCGCGCTGCTGATCCTCGTCGTCGCGCTGGCTCAGGCGGCGGTCGGCATCGCCACGCTGCTCTACGTGGTGCCGCTCGATATCGCGCTGACCCATCAGGCCGGTGCGATCATCCTGCTCGGTCTTGCCGTCATCCACCTGCGCCGGCTCTATCCCGCGCGGCTGTTCTGA